One Candidatus Polarisedimenticolia bacterium genomic window carries:
- a CDS encoding BON domain-containing protein, with translation MRQQRTFSFLILAAMASLVISCKGTSDAAITGMVKTKLAADSKVNASEINVDTANGVVTLTGNIDSQEGKDRAIQLARDTKGVRDVNDMISVKVGAATGDAPSPDRTVGERIDDAGITMRVKAKLLDDPNVKGLKIDVDTRDGVVYLTGAVSGEAERNRAIELARNTEGVKDVQANFQ, from the coding sequence ATGAGACAGCAGAGAACCTTCTCATTTCTCATTCTTGCGGCGATGGCATCCCTTGTCATTTCCTGCAAGGGGACCAGCGATGCCGCGATCACGGGCATGGTCAAGACCAAGCTCGCAGCCGACAGCAAAGTCAATGCGTCGGAGATCAACGTCGACACCGCCAATGGAGTCGTCACGCTGACCGGTAACATCGACAGTCAGGAGGGCAAGGACCGGGCGATCCAGCTGGCGCGCGATACGAAGGGCGTGCGGGATGTGAACGACATGATCTCGGTGAAAGTCGGAGCCGCGACGGGCGATGCTCCGAGTCCGGACCGCACGGTCGGCGAGCGCATCGATGACGCGGGGATCACGATGCGGGTGAAGGCGAAGCTCCTGGACGATCCCAACGTGAAGGGCCTGAAGATCGATGTGGACACCCGGGACGGAGTCGTGTACCTGACCGGCGCGGTCTCCGGCGAGGCCGAGAGGAATCGTGCCATCGAGCTGGCCAGAAACACCGAGGGTGTGAAGGACGTCCAGGCCAATTTCCAGTAA
- a CDS encoding sigma-70 family RNA polymerase sigma factor: MKTAATDIESVVREQARFVFKVAYSMLRNVEDAEDAVQETFLRVHRSGELPNVREMKSWLARIAFRVALDCIQRRPKGELGELIEAGFQARSGEAGAERHLLQQEQAAILHRLIVTLPEDLRHTLVLSTVEEMSSVEIGKVLGVPEATVRTRLFRARQMLKEKLLVRMGVGDGTRRS, from the coding sequence ATGAAGACCGCTGCGACGGACATCGAGTCCGTCGTCCGGGAGCAGGCGCGGTTCGTATTCAAGGTGGCCTATTCCATGCTGCGCAACGTGGAGGACGCTGAAGATGCGGTGCAGGAAACCTTCCTGCGGGTGCATCGCAGCGGAGAGCTGCCAAACGTCCGTGAGATGAAGTCGTGGCTGGCGCGAATCGCGTTCCGCGTGGCGCTGGACTGCATCCAGCGGCGACCGAAAGGGGAGCTGGGAGAGCTGATCGAGGCCGGCTTCCAGGCGCGCTCGGGGGAAGCGGGTGCCGAACGGCACCTCCTGCAACAGGAGCAAGCGGCGATCCTGCACCGCCTTATCGTGACCCTGCCCGAGGATCTGCGGCACACGCTCGTGCTCTCGACAGTCGAGGAGATGAGCTCGGTGGAGATCGGCAAGGTGCTGGGAGTCCCGGAAGCGACGGTGCGAACGCGCCTGTTCCGCGCCCGGCAGATGCTGAAGGAGAAGCTCTTGGTTCGGATGGGAGTCGGTGATGGTACCAGACGATCCTGA